A part of Girardinichthys multiradiatus isolate DD_20200921_A chromosome 12, DD_fGirMul_XY1, whole genome shotgun sequence genomic DNA contains:
- the arid5a gene encoding AT-rich interactive domain-containing protein 5A, with amino-acid sequence MAEEDQSEAPQQTAGSDEDKARAKQASPCVIEIHDSTTECEEETRSSKMPMEEKVFIARLHSFMKDKGTPIERIPHLGFKQIDLWMIYKAVVKLGGYESVTTGRLWKRVYDELGGSPGSTSAATCTRRHYERLVLPFERHIKGEDDKPLPPSKPRKPYKRNQESKVNKADGKRKRSHSEREMDSELLAQRSPDAVCQSETTMNPHFALWPSRSDRCHPERSQPNRTAGDFCTPVNGHILQVSASSSWVAHLHSTTGEVISPLEKKKRMAQASLNVPLRSQREDKERPSVIHCSLSPTRASSSRNCNSSEGSPLPVSSSSSRSPSPLSVSSEESPAGSEDKPRHSSTSAENCLSTAKIQEDNKPVSCNQTATNTSAQKQDVSQISSEAQATDSLKSQIKDSAWEPYRKGTGKYLNSSPSFSTSASSFNKVIPKSVQLLRPAPIRPTYKFLQSRFLQMDNTLTCTKKLGGVAPWPYHPEKRDRPRTVQQKAPPTQQGFSQSTTTVPALCIMSNYDKSARDTRHQQPVHPALLHHRMRLPHSQQMYHPMPVGPGHSTIFGPAVFPYPYSIPLLSPQVGYPLSAMNQFYPRKL; translated from the exons ATGG CTGAAGAGGACCAGAGTGAGGCACCACAACAAACAGCTGGCAGTGATGAAGACAAGGCGAGAGCGAAACAG gCCTCTCCCTGTGTCATTGAAATTCACGACTCTACAACTGAATGTGAGGAAGAAACGAGGTCCAGTAAGATGCCAATGGaggaaaaagtattcatagcacGTTTGCACTCATTTATGAAAGATAAAGGTACACCCATAGAAAGGATCCCACATCTTGGCTTTAAACAGA TTGATCTCTGGATGATCTACAAAGCTGTAGTGAAACTTGGAGGATATGAATCG GTGACTACTGGACGTCTTTGGAAGAGGGTCTACGATGAGCTTGGAGGAAGCCCAGGTAGTACCAGCGCTGCTACTTGCACTCGGAGACACTATGAGAG GTTGGTGCTGCCATTCGAGAGACACATAAAAGGAGAGGATGACAAACCTCTGCCTCCAAGCAAACCACGGAAGCCATACAAAAGAAATCAGGAGAGTAAAGTGAACAAGGCTGAtggaaagaggaagaggagtcaTTCTGAAAGAGAAATGGATTCTGAG TTACTCGCTCAGAGAAGTCCAGATGCAGTCTGCCAAAGTGAAACAACAATGAATCCTCACTTTGCCCTCTGGCCTTCTAGATCTGACAGATGCCACCCGGAGCGCTCTCAACCAAACAGAACCGCAGGAGATTTCTGCACGCCTGTCAATGGCCACATCCTGCAGGTTTCTGCATCCAGCAGTTGGGTTGCTCATCTACACTCTACAACTGGAGAAGTCATCTCTCCTCTTGAGAAGAAGAAGCGAATGGCTCAGGCCAGCCTTAATGTGCCGCTGAGATCCCAGAGAGAGGATAAGGAAAGGCCTTCAGTTATCCACTGCTCCCTATCTCCGACCCGGGCTTCTTCCAGCAGGAACTGCAATTCTTCTGAAGGTTCTCCCTTGCCCgtatcctcctcctcttcacgCAGTCCTTCCCCTCTTTCTGTTTCTTCAGAAGAATCTCCAGCAGGGAGTGAGGACAAACCCAGACACAGCTCAACGTCGGCCGAGAATTGTTTGAGCACAGCAAAAATACAAGAGGACAACAAGCCTGTGAGCTGCAATCAGACGGCTACAAATACTTCGGCACAAAAACAGGATGTGTCTCAAATTAGCTCCGAAGCGCAAGCTACTGATTCTCTAAAAAGCCAAATAAAAGACTCCGCCTGGGAGCCTTATCGCAAAGGAACCGGCAAATATTTAAACTCATCCCCCTCCTTCTCAACTTCTGCCTCTAGCTTCAACAAAGTTATCCCCAAATCAGTGCAGCTGCTGCGGCCTGCTCCCATTCGGCCAACTTACAAATTTCTCCAGAGCAGGTTTCTCCAGATGGACAACACTCTGACTTGCACTAAGAAGCTGGGTGGTGTGGCCCCGTGGCCTTATCATCCAGAGAAGAGAGACAGACCAAGGACAGTGCAGCAGAAAGCTCCTCCCACTCAGCAGGGATTTTCTCAGTCCACCACCACTGTGCCGGCGTTGTGCATCATGTCCAATTACGACAAATCAGCGAGAGACACTCGGCACCAGCAACCAGTGCACCCAGCGCTGCTTCACCACAGAATGAGACTCCCTCACTCCCAGCAAATGTATCATCCTATGCCAGTAGGTCCAGGTCACTCTACTATCTTTGGTCCTGCTGTTTTCCCCTATCCTTACTCCATTCCTCTGTTAAGTCCCCAAGTTGGATACCCACTATCTGCCATGAATCAATTTTATCCCCGCAAGCTTTGA